The Catenulispora sp. EB89 genome has a segment encoding these proteins:
- a CDS encoding DUF1778 domain-containing protein, translated as MELTPYVEALRRELTTAAEVGGDAARALADRLLPPLDAAVRLTLLEALSAAADEISAELAPGSVDVRLRGGDAKFVVTPPPAPAPPADDGFGSSSAPGDVRFPVGEGDDATMVRINLRLSSSLKAMIEDAAAGSGLSVNAWIVRAAAAGLANEGRRSGRSGSSPKSDRIVGESYTGWAR; from the coding sequence ATGGAACTCACCCCCTACGTCGAAGCCCTCCGCCGGGAGCTGACGACCGCGGCCGAGGTCGGTGGCGACGCAGCCCGGGCTCTCGCCGACCGGCTGCTGCCCCCGCTTGATGCGGCGGTGCGGCTCACCCTGTTGGAGGCGCTGTCGGCGGCGGCCGACGAGATCTCCGCGGAGCTTGCTCCGGGTTCCGTGGACGTGCGGCTGCGCGGCGGGGACGCCAAGTTCGTCGTGACGCCGCCGCCCGCTCCGGCGCCTCCCGCCGACGACGGCTTCGGCTCCAGCTCCGCGCCCGGGGATGTGCGCTTCCCGGTCGGGGAGGGCGACGACGCCACCATGGTGCGGATCAACCTGCGGCTGTCGTCCAGCCTCAAGGCCATGATCGAGGACGCCGCCGCGGGGTCCGGGCTGTCCGTCAATGCCTGGATCGTCCGGGCCGCAGCCGCCGGGCTGGCCAACGAGGGTCGGCGCTCCGGGCGGTCCGGATCGTCGCCGAAGTCCGACCGGATTGTCGGCGAGAGCTACACCGGCTGGGCCCGCTGA
- a CDS encoding cell wall-binding repeat-containing protein has translation MTRVYRRSARRLSMAAVLTVGTLAPLGAAVGAAGPVHATTAVAAATASSTPVNGPIIFNERPMGFGGRATTMAVNQDGSGDRQFADWHACGDSMVYEAPAVVVYSPDGTQAALGCDSDFLRIGTADLSRTRIIAHGPSAVTYPVGWSPDGRTLYFNQRSKAGAQPTAWSVRADGSGRAPVTGIPAGYSLLAVASTGTLLLGSGEGPTASVSTLASGSATPRLLSDHNASADEAAFSADGTKVVVTEDSGTGRNLVVYNADASGTPRILVPVPTQQGSLGGAAWSPDGRDVAYDLLAQTAPNWAAARGQIWTVAADGSAAPVKIVDSPDGLSVSAWHAAPIPQTPRGVVLRLAGADRVGTAVAAADAAYNPGRAGTSQARVAVISRADAFADALPGNALAAEKHGPLLLTGTAALDPAVAHELKAILAPGSTVYVLGGPQALSPQVEAGIRALGLTPKRLAGADRFGTATAIAGAVSPHPHTVLVATGENYPDALAAGAAAAGDPNGGVVLLSDDRTLSTATRTYLAGVNPAATAVYGVGVQGVAALNTMPGLAGRFTPLAGADRYATDMAIANNATLFPTATAAGIAIGGNWPDALSGGAYIGAMKGPLLLTGDGLGTGSHDTDIPIATWFGAHFLTVNQVAVFGGHAVISDVEAEGFGYDAFGADDFDLR, from the coding sequence ATGACCCGTGTCTACAGAAGGTCTGCACGACGGCTGTCCATGGCGGCGGTTCTGACTGTCGGCACGCTCGCGCCGCTCGGCGCGGCGGTGGGCGCCGCCGGCCCGGTGCACGCCACGACCGCCGTCGCTGCGGCCACGGCGAGCAGCACGCCGGTGAACGGGCCGATCATCTTCAATGAGCGGCCCATGGGGTTCGGCGGCCGGGCCACCACTATGGCCGTCAACCAGGACGGCTCGGGGGATCGCCAGTTCGCCGACTGGCACGCCTGCGGCGACTCAATGGTCTATGAAGCCCCCGCAGTCGTCGTCTACTCCCCGGACGGGACGCAGGCCGCCCTCGGATGTGACTCCGACTTCTTGCGGATCGGCACCGCCGACCTTTCACGGACCCGGATCATCGCGCATGGCCCCAGCGCTGTGACCTACCCGGTCGGATGGTCGCCGGACGGCAGGACCCTCTACTTCAACCAGCGGTCGAAGGCCGGCGCGCAGCCGACGGCGTGGAGCGTCCGCGCCGACGGCTCGGGACGGGCTCCCGTGACCGGCATTCCCGCCGGATACAGCCTTCTCGCGGTAGCCTCGACCGGCACGCTGCTGCTGGGTTCCGGCGAAGGTCCGACCGCCTCGGTCTCCACCCTCGCTTCGGGATCGGCGACGCCGCGCCTGCTCTCCGACCACAACGCCAGCGCCGACGAAGCGGCCTTCTCCGCGGACGGCACCAAAGTCGTCGTTACGGAAGACAGCGGCACCGGCCGCAACCTCGTGGTCTACAACGCCGACGCGTCCGGGACGCCGCGGATCCTGGTCCCGGTGCCGACCCAGCAAGGCTCGCTCGGCGGCGCCGCGTGGTCGCCGGACGGCCGGGACGTCGCCTACGACCTGCTGGCCCAGACCGCGCCGAACTGGGCGGCCGCGCGCGGCCAGATCTGGACCGTCGCCGCCGACGGCAGCGCCGCGCCGGTCAAGATCGTCGACAGCCCCGACGGCCTGTCGGTCTCCGCTTGGCACGCGGCGCCGATCCCCCAGACCCCGCGCGGGGTCGTCCTCCGGCTGGCCGGGGCCGACCGCGTCGGGACCGCGGTGGCCGCCGCCGACGCCGCGTACAACCCGGGTCGGGCCGGGACCAGCCAGGCGCGGGTCGCGGTGATCTCCCGTGCCGACGCCTTCGCCGATGCCCTGCCCGGCAACGCCCTCGCCGCCGAGAAGCACGGTCCGCTGCTGCTCACCGGCACCGCCGCGCTCGACCCGGCCGTCGCGCACGAGCTCAAGGCGATCCTCGCCCCCGGCTCGACCGTCTATGTGCTGGGCGGTCCGCAGGCACTGTCGCCGCAGGTCGAGGCCGGCATCCGGGCCCTGGGCCTGACGCCTAAGCGGCTGGCCGGGGCGGACCGGTTCGGGACCGCGACCGCGATCGCCGGCGCCGTCTCCCCGCACCCGCACACCGTCCTGGTGGCGACCGGCGAGAACTACCCCGACGCACTGGCCGCCGGGGCCGCGGCGGCCGGCGACCCGAACGGGGGTGTGGTACTGCTGTCGGACGACAGGACCCTTTCCACCGCCACCCGGACCTATCTGGCCGGCGTGAACCCGGCCGCGACCGCCGTCTACGGCGTCGGCGTCCAGGGCGTCGCCGCCCTGAACACGATGCCCGGCCTCGCGGGCCGCTTCACCCCGCTGGCCGGCGCCGACCGCTACGCCACCGACATGGCGATCGCGAACAACGCGACGCTGTTCCCGACCGCCACCGCCGCCGGTATCGCCATCGGCGGGAACTGGCCGGACGCGCTCTCCGGCGGCGCCTACATCGGTGCGATGAAGGGCCCGTTGCTGCTCACCGGGGACGGCCTGGGCACCGGCTCGCACGATACGGACATCCCCATCGCCACCTGGTTCGGGGCACACTTCCTGACCGTGAACCAGGTGGCGGTGTTCGGCGGACACGCGGTGATCAGCGATGTCGAGGCCGAGGGGTTCGGATACGACGCGTTCGGCGCCGACGATTTCGACCTGCGCTGA